A window of the Juglans microcarpa x Juglans regia isolate MS1-56 chromosome 5D, Jm3101_v1.0, whole genome shotgun sequence genome harbors these coding sequences:
- the LOC121264019 gene encoding protein NRT1/ PTR FAMILY 5.5-like has translation MPIGMAFFVDAFMGEYWMLLLSSLAYSCGVGILAISALQLLSKSGTNACPAWLRPNCISDLQKFLFFMALTLKALGVCGQTASLNSFLGRQSQNQTPTDKDDDQKKKRKRPGKFGRILGRCVIVLLVILAIIVLSYIPWYVQFGIPAIGMVVATLLFMSSTSSYKHAAPQVGLLTTVRRVLVSSASMIFCRLPQHSNRVYDNHQPSRHFVPRTHSLRSFVKDVVIVQIQTPDEKAEHIIKRTELEDAKIFARMIPLWITFIMCGVVSSIGDTYFLEQANNMQDVVGGFTVPSFILLVFHSITKFVFSKLFAVVAKKLFEKGLGKSIFPIGVIAAMLFSVVCCVIAAEVETRRLDLTEDRPDAKIPMSMFWLLPQYFFLAAIDGISDYLCGDLEIVSGYSIARFCIAPEYSSSVSFYLRLSTNAAFGLGPIGSVISVQAAGKFSEIGRSSSWFQETLNESHLDYYYLTLAALSSINLVLCILVSIWYICQHLKATIGELFTTDSIVKKLLGTIFSFHISLN, from the exons ATGCCTATAGGCATGGCCTTCTTTGTAGACGCTTTCATGGGTGAATATTGGATGCTCTTGCTTTCCAGTCTTGCCTATAGCTGT GGGGTAGGCATCTTGGCAATATCAGCACTACAGTTACTTTCCAAATCTGGAACAAACGCATGTCCTGCATGGTTGCGCCCAAACTGTATCAGTGATCTACAGAAGTTTCTATTCTTTATGGCGTTAACCCTCAAAGCCCTTGGGGTATGTGGTCAAACTGCATCCTTGAATTCTTTCTTGGGACGACAAAGCCAAAACCAAACACCGACTGATAAAGATGAtgatcagaaaaagaaaaggaaaaggccAGGGAAGTTCGGACGCATACTCGGAAGATGCGTAATTGTGTTACTTGTCATCCTTGCAATTATTGTACTTTCATACATACCATGGTATGTCCAATTTGGAATACCGGCAATAGGGATGGTAGTGGCAACCCTTCTGTTCATGAGTAGCACATCTTCATACAAACATGCTGCACCGCAGGTGGGTCTTCTCACAACTGTCCGTAGAGTGTTGGTATCTTCGGCTTCAATGATATTTTGTCGCCTCCCACAACATTCTAATAGAGTCTACGATAATCATCAACCTAGTCGTCACTTTGTGCCtcgcacccactccctcag gTCCTTTGTCAAGGATGTCGTTATCGTCCAAATTCAAACTCCAGATGAAAAAGCAGAACACATTATCAAAAGAACAGAATTAGAGGACGCCAAAATCTTTGCACGCATGATACCTTTGTGGATTACCTTCATTATGTGCGGGGTCGTGAGTTCCATAGGTGACACTTATTTCTTGGAACAAGCAAACAACATGCAGGATGTCGTTGGAGGATTTACGGTCCCCTCTTTTATATTACTAGTCTTCCATAGTATTACAAAATTTGTGTTCAGCAAACTGTTTGCAGTGGTTGCtaaaaagttatttgaaaaGGGACTTGGAAAATCTATATTCCCCATTGGAGTCATAGCAGCAATGTTATTTTCTGTAGTATGTTGTGTCATTGCTGCAGAAGTTGAGACGAGGAGGCTGGACTTGACCGAGGATCGACCTGACGCGAAAATCCCAATGAGCATGTTTTGGCTTCTTCCACAGTATTTCTTTCTTGCTGCCATTGATGGAATATCTGATTACCTTTGTGGTGACCTTGAGATAGTCTCTGGCTACAGCATTGCTCGCTTTTGTATCGCTCCAGAGTACTCTTCCTCCGTAAGCTTCTACTTGAGACTTTCTACCAATGCTGCATTTGGATTAGGACCCATAGGCAGTGTCATTTCAGTTCAAGCGGCGGGTAAGTTCAGCGAAATTGGAAGGAGTTCAAGTTGGTTTCAGGAAACACTGAATGAGAgtcatttggattattactaTCTGACTCTAGCAGCGTTGTCATCCATAAATCTTGTGTTGTGCATCTTGGTGTCAATCTGGTACATCTGTCAACACCTTAAGGCGACGATTGGTGAACTGTTTACGACCGATTCGATAGTCAAGAAGCTGCTTGGCACcattttttccttccatatttCATTAAATTAG